A genome region from Candidatus Dependentiae bacterium includes the following:
- a CDS encoding DUF378 domain-containing protein yields the protein MDSHVKGLLTKATWLLTAIGGINWGLVPLGLDLFSLDFVRNNLGALAAPLYYLIGAAGLYSLVMFFLGCGKSCD from the coding sequence ATGGATTCACATGTTAAAGGTCTTTTGACTAAAGCTACTTGGTTATTAACTGCTATCGGTGGTATTAACTGGGGTTTAGTGCCTTTAGGATTAGATCTTTTTAGTTTAGATTTTGTACGTAACAATTTAGGCGCTTTAGCTGCTCCACTTTATTACTTAATTGGTGCAGCAGGTCTTTATAGCCTTGTTATGTTTTTCTTAGGTTGTGGCAAAAGCTGCGATTAA
- a CDS encoding nucleotidyltransferase domain-containing protein → MIKYKDKMIRILKALFPDAKIILFGSRARGDARENSDIDIAIDAGKQVSPYDIVEAKNIFSEMNIIFKVDVVDYQSVSEILQKQIDKDGVLWSD, encoded by the coding sequence ATGATAAAATATAAAGATAAAATGATTCGCATACTTAAAGCATTGTTTCCTGATGCAAAAATAATACTTTTTGGGTCGCGTGCGCGTGGTGATGCAAGAGAAAATTCTGATATTGATATTGCAATTGATGCAGGCAAACAGGTTTCGCCTTATGATATTGTGGAAGCTAAAAATATTTTTAGTGAAATGAATATTATATTTAAAGTTGATGTAGTTGATTATCAGTCAGTTTCTGAAATACTCCAAAAACAAATTGATAAAGATGGAGTGTTATGGAGCGACTAA
- the dnaK gene encoding molecular chaperone DnaK — protein sequence MAKKIIGIDLGTTNSVAAFMEAGSPKVIPNKEGSNITPSIVAFTKDGKRLVGTLAKRQAVTNPENTIYSAKRFIGHTYDEMKKELDRVPFKTVKRPNGDIAIIAQGKEYTPQEISAAILASIKEYAEDYLGEKVTEAVITVPAYFNDAQRQATKDAGKIAGLEVKRIINEPTSAALAYGLDKKESGTIAVFDFGGGTFDVSILDISDGVIEVKATNGDTHLGGDDVDHVIIDYLIDNFKKETGIDLSQDKIALQRLKEAAEKAKIELSTLHETDINLPYITADATGPKHLTQKLSRAKLESMCSDIFSRLLEPCKKAMADAGISKDQIDEVLLVGGSTRIPKVQEIVKEFFGKEPSKNVNPDEVVALGAAIQGGVLAGDVTDVLLLDVTPLSLGIETMGGITTKLIERNTTIPAKKSQVFSTAEDNQEAVDIKVVQGERQFAKDNKVLGQFRLDGIPAAPRGVPQIEVTFDIDANGIVHVSAKDKGTGKEQKITITSSGGLSEEEIEKMVNDAKAHAEEDKKAKETVEKRNSLDALILQLEKTIKDNKDKLEEQEVTDLEAAIETAKKALEEHKENAEELQKAHDTLIQASHKVAEKLYKQQAPEGAQPGAEQAGPESSQDEQKDEGPIDADIEE from the coding sequence ATGGCGAAAAAAATCATCGGCATTGATTTGGGTACAACCAACTCAGTAGCTGCATTTATGGAAGCGGGATCCCCTAAAGTAATCCCAAACAAAGAAGGTTCAAATATTACCCCTTCTATCGTTGCTTTCACCAAAGATGGCAAACGTTTAGTCGGCACATTGGCAAAACGTCAGGCAGTAACTAACCCTGAAAACACTATTTATTCAGCAAAACGTTTCATTGGACACACCTACGATGAAATGAAAAAAGAACTTGATCGCGTACCGTTCAAAACAGTAAAACGTCCAAATGGTGACATTGCAATTATTGCACAAGGTAAAGAATATACACCACAAGAAATCTCAGCTGCCATTCTAGCATCAATCAAAGAATATGCTGAAGACTATTTGGGTGAAAAAGTAACTGAAGCTGTTATCACCGTACCTGCATATTTCAACGATGCTCAACGTCAAGCAACTAAAGACGCCGGTAAAATTGCTGGGCTTGAAGTAAAACGTATCATCAACGAGCCTACTTCTGCAGCATTAGCCTACGGACTTGATAAAAAAGAAAGTGGCACAATTGCAGTATTTGACTTCGGTGGCGGAACATTTGACGTATCTATTTTGGATATCAGCGATGGCGTTATTGAAGTGAAAGCAACCAATGGTGATACCCATCTAGGTGGTGATGATGTCGATCATGTAATTATTGACTATTTAATTGATAACTTCAAAAAAGAAACTGGCATTGATCTTTCACAAGATAAAATTGCATTACAACGCCTGAAAGAAGCTGCTGAAAAAGCTAAAATCGAACTTTCTACTTTGCACGAAACCGACATAAATCTTCCTTATATCACTGCAGATGCAACCGGCCCAAAACATCTTACACAAAAGCTCAGCCGCGCAAAACTTGAGTCAATGTGCTCAGATATTTTTAGTCGTCTACTTGAACCTTGCAAAAAAGCAATGGCTGATGCAGGCATTTCAAAAGATCAAATTGATGAAGTACTATTAGTCGGTGGTTCAACACGTATTCCAAAAGTACAAGAAATCGTTAAAGAGTTCTTTGGTAAAGAGCCAAGCAAAAATGTTAATCCTGATGAAGTTGTTGCACTTGGTGCTGCAATTCAAGGCGGTGTTTTAGCTGGTGATGTAACTGACGTATTGTTGCTTGATGTTACGCCACTTTCACTTGGTATTGAAACCATGGGCGGCATTACAACAAAACTTATTGAGCGCAACACAACTATTCCTGCAAAAAAATCACAAGTATTTTCAACCGCTGAAGATAATCAAGAAGCGGTAGATATCAAAGTAGTACAAGGTGAACGTCAATTTGCAAAAGACAATAAAGTCTTAGGGCAATTCCGCTTGGATGGCATTCCTGCCGCTCCACGTGGTGTACCTCAAATTGAAGTTACCTTTGATATCGATGCAAACGGTATCGTACATGTTTCAGCTAAAGATAAAGGCACCGGTAAAGAACAAAAGATTACCATTACCAGCAGCGGTGGACTGTCTGAAGAAGAAATCGAAAAAATGGTTAACGATGCAAAAGCACATGCTGAAGAGGATAAAAAAGCAAAAGAAACCGTTGAAAAACGTAACAGCTTGGATGCATTGATTTTACAACTTGAAAAAACCATCAAAGACAATAAAGACAAACTTGAAGAGCAAGAAGTAACTGATCTTGAAGCTGCAATCGAAACTGCTAAAAAAGCTCTTGAAGAACACAAAGAAAACGCTGAAGAACTACAAAAAGCACATGACACTTTGATTCAAGCATCACATAAAGTTGCAGAAAAACTCTATAAACAACAAGCACCTGAAGGCGCACAACCTGGAGCCGAGCAAGCCGGGCCTGAATCATCACAAGATGAGCAAAAAGATGAAGGCCCAATTGACGCTGACATCGAAGAGTAA
- a CDS encoding zinc metalloprotease HtpX, translating into MFNNIAKTFLLMFGLSSLFLSIGYYLSGPEGLIFAFIVALIMNFISFFFSDKIVLNLYRAKPLDQHTYTGIHEDVAYLSKKMNMPKPKLWLVTSPVANAFATGRGPGNASIAVTTGILEILNEEELRGVLAHELSHVKNRDILIGTIAATLATAISYLAYMARYAAFWGSSNSNNERSNNPIGMLFIGMFAPLAATLVQLGITRSREYQADESGAYATREPLALASALEKLEQNAKRNPTKTDMRYAPTSSLGIVKPFSGKSLLSLFSTHPPMRDRIKCLHELQQKIY; encoded by the coding sequence ATGTTTAACAACATAGCAAAAACATTTCTACTTATGTTTGGATTAAGCTCACTATTTTTAAGTATCGGCTACTATTTAAGTGGCCCTGAAGGTTTAATTTTTGCCTTTATTGTAGCATTAATAATGAACTTCATTTCATTTTTCTTTTCCGATAAGATTGTGCTCAACTTATATCGTGCAAAACCATTAGACCAACACACATATACAGGCATTCATGAAGATGTTGCATATTTGAGCAAAAAAATGAACATGCCAAAACCAAAACTATGGCTTGTAACATCGCCGGTTGCCAATGCTTTTGCAACCGGAAGAGGACCGGGAAATGCTTCAATTGCTGTCACAACCGGCATACTGGAAATTCTCAACGAAGAAGAACTGCGCGGTGTCCTTGCACATGAACTTTCGCACGTTAAAAATCGCGATATTTTAATCGGCACTATTGCAGCAACACTGGCTACCGCAATAAGTTACTTAGCTTATATGGCACGTTATGCAGCTTTTTGGGGTTCATCCAACTCAAACAATGAACGCTCTAATAATCCAATAGGCATGTTATTTATTGGCATGTTTGCGCCACTGGCCGCTACATTAGTACAATTAGGCATCACACGTTCACGTGAATATCAAGCAGATGAATCGGGAGCATATGCAACACGTGAGCCATTAGCATTAGCCTCAGCTCTTGAAAAATTAGAACAAAATGCAAAACGAAATCCAACCAAAACTGATATGCGTTATGCCCCAACAAGTTCATTAGGAATTGTGAAACCATTTTCAGGAAAAAGTCTTTTATCACTTTTTTCAACGCACCCTCCAATGCGCGACAGAATAAAATGTTTACATGAATTACAACAAAAAATATATTAA
- a CDS encoding family 1 glycosylhydrolase — MRTSISLYLLTLISFVGQSQAQWFFIPTFTDIKQAVSEHKTATYTLAGTAACSAIATALLKTDYNAVAYGDEPFYWNWNNINTDKITFENEFLFGAGTSAYQVEGDCTNTDWHTWETEKNLIPSDKACDQWNKFKEDIALLKQMHIGIYRFSLAWDKIQPTANRFDQDAIEHYKDMCKELKKHNIKAHIGFHHYADPKWFADLGGFETEENIHYFVDFCAQVIIEFKKDDIDVELWSTFNSPSGYAFHKYHIGDFPPGIKNNKQLTLTVLKNMMEAHVCMYKTCKAINPNAQIGILKNIMQLDPWRPWHPLDNFACKIATDMTDNCIFNFFTTGRFVAKIPFEHAPFMANVEHTNMDATGSLDFIGLNYYSHSYIKNMQRLLHPYEIKTKNPNYTLYPEGLYRAITTITEQMVQPIEQKTNKHLPIYVTENGVASDNPHHRELFFKRYLYALSKAKKEGHDVRGYIFWSFMDNYEWGSYSKKYGLVGVDFDSDDLTRSIKDDVGTQYFLNIIHA, encoded by the coding sequence ATGCGTACATCTATCTCATTATATTTACTTACATTAATCAGTTTTGTTGGCCAATCACAAGCACAATGGTTTTTTATTCCGACATTTACTGACATTAAACAGGCTGTTTCAGAACATAAAACAGCAACCTATACCCTTGCAGGAACAGCTGCTTGCTCAGCAATTGCAACAGCACTTTTAAAAACTGATTATAATGCCGTTGCCTATGGCGATGAGCCTTTTTATTGGAATTGGAATAACATCAATACTGATAAGATCACATTTGAAAACGAATTTCTTTTTGGTGCAGGAACTTCAGCTTATCAAGTTGAAGGCGATTGTACCAATACTGATTGGCATACATGGGAAACAGAAAAAAATCTGATACCATCGGATAAAGCGTGTGATCAATGGAACAAGTTCAAAGAGGATATTGCATTACTCAAACAAATGCATATCGGTATATATCGTTTTTCACTCGCGTGGGATAAAATTCAACCGACTGCGAACAGATTTGATCAAGATGCCATCGAACATTATAAAGATATGTGCAAAGAACTCAAAAAACATAATATTAAAGCACATATCGGTTTTCATCATTATGCAGACCCAAAATGGTTTGCCGATTTAGGTGGTTTTGAAACTGAAGAAAATATCCATTACTTTGTTGATTTTTGTGCACAAGTAATCATAGAATTTAAAAAAGATGATATTGACGTTGAACTGTGGTCCACCTTTAATTCACCAAGTGGTTATGCATTTCATAAATATCATATTGGTGATTTTCCACCCGGCATAAAAAACAATAAACAATTAACACTCACTGTACTTAAAAATATGATGGAAGCACATGTCTGTATGTATAAAACATGTAAAGCAATAAACCCCAATGCGCAAATCGGCATATTGAAAAACATTATGCAATTAGACCCATGGCGCCCATGGCATCCGCTTGATAATTTCGCTTGCAAAATTGCAACTGATATGACCGATAATTGTATTTTCAACTTTTTCACAACCGGTAGATTTGTTGCAAAAATTCCATTTGAGCATGCGCCATTTATGGCCAATGTGGAACACACAAATATGGATGCAACAGGTTCACTTGATTTCATTGGACTGAATTACTACTCACACAGTTACATCAAAAACATGCAACGTTTATTACATCCTTATGAAATCAAAACAAAAAATCCTAATTACACTCTCTATCCTGAAGGTTTATATCGCGCCATAACCACCATAACAGAACAGATGGTACAACCGATTGAACAAAAAACAAATAAACATCTACCTATATATGTAACTGAAAATGGTGTCGCCAGCGATAATCCGCATCATCGTGAACTGTTTTTCAAACGATATCTCTATGCATTAAGTAAAGCAAAAAAAGAAGGTCATGATGTACGCGGCTATATATTTTGGTCATTCATGGATAATTATGAATGGGGATCATACAGTAAAAAATATGGTTTAGTTGGTGTTGATTTTGATTCAGATGATTTAACACGTTCTATAAAAGATGATGTCGGTACGCAATACTTTTTGAATATTATACATGCATAA
- a CDS encoding oligosaccharide flippase family protein, protein MNSKELFSKFSQGVNWNAFLYFIYKISATLLTFLLYNKLDSKTFSTFANLNAIIFLMLLWIDFGFQKSIARFCPEYAQNSHDLKTFISSLLRFKVIVLVVSLPIYLILVNQLSTKLHLSAYRSYFYAGAGLVLLEGLISVIRLIYHAYFRQKQFNSLNAIALMIEVVCDMSCICIIQNQYILLAALIASKTISRIILLLLAGIKLPKLYAQIGHDNNKDIHIKALNKKFVVHSAIMWFNTNIKSLTERNVLVPLFTHIFGPETANIFKVANDGALLFYRIVIKSIGTTDTALFAHIYNMKEGKQTWQIAFKKLTTKIAALVLPLLGIVFVLYRYKLWFKYDQYVFQIFLLICICLLMEVMFSPYERILEVNRRYVLLACAYTPYIIMVIILLTTNIMTYIGLFNSITLIHGVRLVSSFLMFLITRMRYKLTFPIKYVCALSLFIYIGIYMLDKIMRYLIEITI, encoded by the coding sequence ATGAATAGCAAAGAACTATTTTCAAAATTCTCTCAAGGCGTTAATTGGAACGCCTTTTTGTATTTTATATACAAAATCTCTGCAACACTGCTAACATTTTTGCTTTATAATAAGCTTGATAGCAAAACATTTTCTACCTTTGCTAACCTCAATGCTATTATCTTTTTAATGCTTTTATGGATCGACTTTGGATTTCAAAAATCAATTGCTCGATTTTGTCCCGAATATGCCCAAAATAGTCACGACCTGAAAACCTTTATATCATCATTACTTCGGTTTAAAGTGATTGTTTTGGTAGTATCTTTACCCATATATTTGATCTTAGTCAATCAACTTTCGACCAAATTACATCTATCTGCTTATCGTTCATACTTCTATGCAGGGGCGGGTCTTGTACTGTTAGAAGGTCTCATATCTGTCATTAGATTGATATATCATGCATACTTTCGGCAAAAACAGTTCAATTCACTCAATGCCATAGCCTTAATGATCGAAGTTGTATGCGATATGAGTTGCATATGCATTATTCAAAATCAATACATCTTGCTGGCAGCATTAATAGCATCAAAAACAATATCACGAATAATACTGTTATTACTTGCAGGTATCAAATTACCAAAACTCTATGCCCAAATAGGGCACGACAACAATAAAGATATACATATAAAAGCTCTCAACAAAAAATTTGTTGTTCATTCAGCAATCATGTGGTTCAATACTAATATAAAAAGTTTAACCGAACGTAATGTGTTGGTACCATTATTTACACACATATTTGGCCCTGAGACGGCAAACATATTCAAAGTGGCCAACGATGGGGCACTTTTATTTTATCGCATAGTGATCAAATCTATAGGCACAACCGATACTGCATTATTTGCACACATATATAACATGAAAGAGGGAAAACAAACTTGGCAGATTGCTTTTAAAAAGCTGACAACGAAGATCGCCGCGCTCGTTCTTCCCCTTTTGGGAATTGTATTTGTTTTATATAGATATAAATTATGGTTTAAATATGATCAATATGTTTTTCAAATCTTTTTATTAATATGTATATGCTTACTCATGGAAGTAATGTTTTCTCCCTATGAAAGAATCTTAGAAGTAAATAGACGTTATGTATTACTCGCGTGCGCGTATACGCCTTACATTATTATGGTTATCATTTTGCTCACTACAAACATAATGACGTATATTGGTTTATTTAACTCGATCACGTTAATACATGGCGTTCGATTGGTTAGTTCTTTTTTAATGTTTTTAATTACGCGCATGCGATATAAACTCACTTTTCCAATTAAATATGTTTGCGCCCTTTCGTTATTTATATATATAGGTATATACATGTTAGATAAAATAATGAGATATCTAATTGAAATAACAATTTAG
- a CDS encoding UDP-glucose/GDP-mannose dehydrogenase family protein — protein MKYSCFALLLLFFITLHTAPNIAVIGTGYVGLVTGPGLAEFGNQVTCADIDQNKIERLQQGEIPIYEPGLEELVQHNVQQNRLKFTHDVGAAIEEADIIFIAVGTPMGSDGNADLKYVQSVLKTISEHMNGFKIIVIKSTVPVGTGRWASYVLQNLGVQPDQFTMVSNPEFLREGSSVPDFLKPDRIVIGAESEQAHTTMNEIYSYAFAHDAQQINTNIETSELIKYASNAFLAVKLSFINEIANICDATGAQVDTVAHAMGMDHRISDKFLNPGPGFGGSCFPKDSQALICLAQKNGIHVPVVQASLTTNQIQKVKPIEKLKELLRAKKLNAKTVAVLGLAFKANTDDIRYSPSIDVIRILLEEYAQVKAYDPKAMDNMKHEMPNINYCDSIAEAVKDVDGVIIMTEWPEFKDLLDYIKYKKNKPVIVDTRNILDTKELKNAGFTYATMGNGTNQN, from the coding sequence ATGAAGTACTCATGTTTTGCCTTACTTTTACTTTTTTTTATCACATTACACACAGCACCCAATATAGCTGTAATCGGCACCGGTTATGTCGGATTGGTAACCGGACCCGGACTGGCTGAATTTGGCAATCAAGTCACTTGCGCTGATATTGATCAAAATAAAATTGAACGACTACAACAAGGTGAAATACCCATTTATGAACCCGGACTAGAAGAATTGGTCCAACATAATGTACAACAAAATAGATTAAAGTTTACACATGATGTTGGCGCCGCAATTGAAGAAGCAGATATTATCTTTATTGCTGTTGGCACTCCAATGGGTTCTGATGGAAATGCAGACCTGAAATATGTACAATCGGTACTCAAAACTATTTCAGAGCATATGAATGGATTTAAAATTATTGTCATCAAAAGCACCGTGCCTGTCGGCACTGGTAGATGGGCATCATATGTATTACAAAATTTAGGAGTCCAACCTGATCAATTTACCATGGTTTCAAACCCTGAGTTTTTACGCGAAGGCTCAAGCGTCCCTGATTTTTTAAAACCAGACCGCATTGTTATTGGCGCTGAATCTGAACAGGCGCATACTACAATGAATGAAATTTATAGTTATGCATTCGCACATGACGCACAGCAAATTAACACCAATATTGAAACATCTGAACTCATCAAATATGCATCTAATGCATTCCTTGCTGTTAAATTAAGTTTTATTAATGAAATTGCAAATATTTGTGATGCAACCGGAGCACAGGTTGATACTGTAGCACACGCAATGGGAATGGATCATCGAATTAGTGACAAATTCCTCAACCCCGGTCCGGGATTTGGTGGCTCATGTTTCCCTAAAGATAGTCAAGCACTTATCTGTTTGGCACAAAAAAATGGCATTCATGTTCCCGTGGTTCAAGCATCACTAACCACTAATCAAATTCAAAAAGTAAAACCGATAGAAAAATTAAAAGAACTCCTTAGAGCAAAAAAGCTCAATGCAAAAACAGTTGCCGTTCTTGGACTTGCTTTTAAAGCAAATACTGATGACATTCGTTACTCACCTTCAATTGATGTTATAAGAATATTGCTTGAAGAATATGCACAAGTAAAAGCATATGATCCAAAAGCAATGGACAATATGAAGCATGAAATGCCAAACATCAATTATTGCGATTCAATAGCCGAAGCGGTTAAAGATGTGGATGGAGTTATCATTATGACCGAATGGCCAGAATTCAAAGATTTATTAGACTATATCAAATACAAAAAAAACAAACCGGTCATTGTCGATACACGCAATATTTTAGATACGAAAGAATTAAAAAATGCAGGCTTTACTTATGCAACAATGGGTAATGGCACGAATCAAAATTAA
- a CDS encoding endonuclease/exonuclease/phosphatase family protein, with translation MKKILLTAILPILIQPQLNAAENAQDTLRYMTYNIRREGKEAKPERLWENRLPMITALLQKLKPDIMGLQEPTHKQIQDLQDALPHFAAFGESRGASWWGLGTDEANPILYNKEIFSLLEYDTFATNKLDGLWNWLSPKKTGWLPRICTWGKFKVNKTGQKFYLYNTHFDHMYPEAQKRCAHTIVNHIDTQNSDKLPVIVTGDFNTAFKDDIAAIFDNFAHVRTIAKKTEGPEETATGWDDTKPNTWIDHILVTKDTAEVLTYQVLEHETDNYPSDHRPVFADLNFKIKKGQ, from the coding sequence ATGAAAAAAATATTATTAACAGCTATATTACCCATACTTATACAACCCCAACTTAATGCGGCTGAAAATGCACAAGATACGCTGCGCTATATGACATATAACATTCGCCGTGAAGGCAAAGAAGCGAAACCGGAACGTTTATGGGAAAATCGTTTACCCATGATAACTGCTTTATTGCAAAAGCTAAAACCTGATATAATGGGCTTGCAAGAACCAACACACAAACAAATTCAAGATCTGCAAGATGCATTACCTCATTTTGCTGCATTTGGCGAAAGTCGCGGAGCAAGTTGGTGGGGGCTCGGCACAGATGAAGCAAATCCTATACTATATAATAAAGAAATATTTTCATTACTTGAATATGATACCTTTGCAACCAATAAACTTGATGGCTTATGGAACTGGCTTTCACCAAAGAAAACCGGTTGGTTACCGCGCATTTGCACATGGGGTAAATTCAAAGTAAATAAAACAGGACAGAAATTTTATCTTTACAACACCCATTTTGATCACATGTATCCTGAAGCTCAAAAAAGATGCGCACACACTATTGTGAATCATATAGACACACAGAATAGTGATAAGTTGCCTGTGATTGTTACCGGTGATTTTAACACTGCATTTAAAGATGACATTGCAGCTATATTTGATAACTTTGCTCATGTCAGAACAATCGCGAAAAAAACAGAAGGTCCGGAAGAAACGGCAACCGGTTGGGATGATACGAAACCGAACACATGGATTGATCATATTCTCGTGACAAAAGATACAGCAGAAGTATTAACGTATCAAGTTCTTGAACATGAAACCGATAACTATCCGAGTGATCATCGACCGGTCTTTGCAGATCTCAACTTTAAAATAAAAAAAGGACAATGA
- a CDS encoding MerR family transcriptional regulator yields MRVKKNKGFFSISAVAKMFSVHQQTIRLYEKEGLINPKRSSGNTRLFSEDDIDRLEEVIYLTHQLGINLAGVQMILKLKKKIDKMQKEMNRAFDRAKEQLDEETEQTKLVVRNTAKQLVKLKQRSILDTAPEEHSEDTQIEPEDWDIKYEEDD; encoded by the coding sequence ATGAGAGTAAAAAAAAATAAAGGGTTTTTTTCAATTTCGGCTGTAGCAAAGATGTTTTCGGTCCATCAACAAACGATTCGTTTGTATGAAAAAGAGGGCCTTATTAACCCAAAACGTTCATCCGGCAATACCCGTTTGTTCTCTGAAGATGACATTGATCGTCTTGAAGAGGTCATTTATTTGACCCACCAACTCGGCATCAATCTGGCTGGCGTCCAAATGATCTTAAAGCTCAAAAAGAAAATAGACAAAATGCAAAAAGAGATGAACCGAGCATTCGATAGAGCAAAAGAACAGCTAGATGAAGAAACTGAACAAACCAAGTTAGTAGTACGCAATACTGCAAAACAACTCGTTAAACTAAAACAACGCAGCATTTTAGATACGGCTCCCGAAGAACATAGTGAAGACACGCAGATTGAACCGGAAGATTGGGATATTAAATATGAAGAAGACGATTAA
- the ychF gene encoding redox-regulated ATPase YchF, translating into MSIKAGLVGLPNVGKSTLFNALTKSSIPAENYPFCTIDPHVAITEVPDERLDKLQTIYGSAKKIPATVTFVDIAGLVRGAASGEGLGNQFLSHIREVDLILHVLRCFESGDIIRSGGDVVDPVSDHEIIVSELMLKDIESVEKRLEKMTKLIRGAQGKPAELKALQAEQELLQKLLKALNDGNEQEVKKLVRESEAQTVPLISSKNFLIIANIDEQEIEDDAYKNNPHYQALVNKFGTDRVIPICARTEYELSQLHEEDAQEMMEMVGLKEPSLNKIIRESYANLGLITFFTCGPKEAHAWPISHGMTVRQAAGEIHSDLERGFICAEVFNCNDIFDTGSEQKLKDQGKIRREGQDYLVHDGDLVEIKFNV; encoded by the coding sequence ATGAGCATCAAAGCCGGATTAGTTGGCCTACCAAACGTAGGAAAATCCACACTATTTAACGCATTAACCAAATCAAGCATTCCTGCAGAAAATTACCCCTTTTGCACCATCGATCCACATGTTGCTATCACTGAAGTTCCTGATGAACGTTTAGATAAACTACAAACAATATATGGTTCTGCGAAAAAAATTCCTGCCACCGTTACCTTTGTTGATATTGCAGGGCTCGTGAGAGGTGCAGCATCCGGTGAAGGATTAGGTAATCAATTTTTGAGCCACATTCGTGAAGTTGATCTTATTCTTCATGTATTGCGCTGTTTTGAAAGTGGTGACATTATCAGATCAGGAGGTGATGTTGTCGATCCGGTTTCTGACCATGAAATTATTGTTTCAGAATTAATGCTCAAAGATATTGAATCGGTTGAAAAACGTCTTGAAAAAATGACCAAATTAATCCGTGGCGCTCAAGGCAAACCGGCTGAACTCAAAGCGTTACAAGCCGAACAAGAACTGTTACAAAAATTACTCAAAGCACTTAATGATGGCAACGAGCAAGAAGTTAAAAAATTAGTACGCGAATCTGAAGCACAAACGGTACCTCTTATCAGTTCAAAAAATTTCTTAATCATTGCAAATATTGACGAACAAGAGATCGAAGATGATGCCTATAAAAACAACCCACATTATCAAGCATTGGTGAACAAATTTGGCACTGATCGCGTGATACCTATTTGCGCACGCACTGAATATGAACTTTCACAATTACATGAAGAAGATGCACAAGAAATGATGGAAATGGTCGGCTTGAAAGAACCTAGTTTGAATAAAATCATTCGCGAAAGTTATGCCAATTTAGGACTCATAACCTTCTTCACTTGCGGACCAAAAGAGGCCCATGCATGGCCAATTTCCCACGGTATGACAGTACGTCAAGCAGCAGGTGAAATTCATTCTGATTTGGAACGTGGTTTTATATGCGCTGAAGTTTTTAATTGTAACGATATCTTTGATACCGGCTCGGAACAGAAGTTGAAAGATCAAGGCAAAATTCGCCGTGAAGGCCAAGATTATCTTGTGCATGATGGCGATTTAGTTGAGATTAAGTTCAACGTTTAA
- a CDS encoding HI0074 family nucleotidyltransferase substrate-binding subunit, whose translation MERLTLKQRTLAQALKQLNDSVNLFYLKKQLEGISHEEYIAFRDSVVKRFEISFDLLWKYLKEFLFEVHGIEVASPRKVIRESFAQGLFTEDEMNLLIKMCNDRNLTAHTYDEDHSAEVAERVIEYYYKIKPALFRVVEQK comes from the coding sequence ATGGAGCGACTAACATTAAAACAACGTACCCTAGCACAGGCACTTAAGCAGTTAAATGATTCAGTTAATCTTTTTTATTTAAAAAAACAGCTTGAAGGCATATCGCATGAAGAATACATAGCGTTTAGAGATTCAGTGGTTAAACGATTCGAAATTAGCTTTGATTTATTGTGGAAGTATTTAAAAGAGTTTTTGTTCGAGGTGCATGGAATTGAAGTGGCATCTCCAAGAAAAGTTATTCGTGAGTCTTTTGCACAGGGATTATTTACAGAAGATGAAATGAATCTTTTGATTAAGATGTGTAATGATCGAAATTTAACTGCACATACATATGACGAGGATCATTCTGCTGAAGTTGCTGAGCGAGTCATCGAATATTATTACAAAATCAAGCCAGCATTGTTTCGAGTTGTTGAACAAAAGTGA